In Silene latifolia isolate original U9 population chromosome X, ASM4854445v1, whole genome shotgun sequence, the following proteins share a genomic window:
- the LOC141619157 gene encoding transcription factor bHLH25-like, protein MEAGRSKRGVEAEQKTNEEEMSDTTLPQVEVKIFNKTLLIKVQCMKQRGILPKLFTEVEKYDLGLLNSSVMAFGPTAVDITIVGQMGDGCRGQVKSLVEALYSVLQMAL, encoded by the exons GGAGTCGAAGCGGAACAAAAGACGAATGAGGAAGAGATGAGTGATACTACACTACCACAAGTCGAAGTGAAAATTTTCAACAAAACATTGCTAATTAAAGTCCAATGTATGAAACAAAGAGGAATATTGCCCAAATTATTTACTGAGGTTGAGAAATATGATCTGGGTTTGCTTAATAGCAGTGTCATGGCCTTTGGCCCTACCGCCGTGGATATTACCATCGTTGGCCAG ATGGGAGATGGATGCAGGGGACAAGTGAAAAGTCTTGTGGAAGCACTTTATTCAGTTCTTCAAATGGCATTATAA